A single window of Pyrus communis chromosome 10, drPyrComm1.1, whole genome shotgun sequence DNA harbors:
- the LOC137747581 gene encoding sucrose synthase-like produces MAERVLTRVQSLRERLDETLSTQRNDFLALLSRIESKGKGFLQPHQLLAEFEAIPENNRQKLLDGAFGEVLKHTQEAIVLPPWVALAVRPRPGVWEYIRVNVHALALEELCVAEYLQFKEELVDGSSNGNFVLELDFQPFNASFPRPTLSKSIGNGVQFLNRHLSAKLFHDKESLHPLLEFLRVHCYEGRNMMLNNRIKNVNELQRVLRKAEDFLSSIVPRTPYKEFEPKLQAIGLERGWGDTAERVLEMIQLLLDLLEAPNPFTLEKFLGQIPMVFNVVILSPHGYFAQDHVLGFPDTGGQVVYILDQVRALESEMLKRIKQQGLDISPRIIILTRLLPDAVGTTCGDRLEKVYGCEHSDILRVPFRDEKGAIVRRWISRFEVWPYLETYAEDAIKELSKEMQGKPDLIIGNYSDGNIVASLMAHNLGVTQCTIAHALEKSKYPDSDLYWKKLDENYHFSCQFTADLIAMNHTDFIITSTFQEIAGSKDTVGQYESHTAFTLPGLYRVVHGIDVFDRKFNIVSPGADMNVYFPYSEKEKRLTHFHPEIEELLYSQIENIEQVCVLKDRNKPIIFTMARLDRVKNITGLVEWYGKNAKLRELVNLVVVAGDRRNESKDNEEKAELKKMYELIDTYKLNGQLRWISSQMNRVRNGELYRYICDTRGAFVQPAVYEAFGLTVIEAMTCGLPTFATCKGGPAEIIVNGKSGYHIDPYQGDQAAEILVDFFEKSKADPSHWDKISQGGLQRIYEKYTWQIYSERLLTLTGVYGFWKDVSNLDRLENRRYLEMFYALKFRKLAASVPLAVEE; encoded by the exons ATGGCGGAACGTGTGCTGACCCGCGTCCAGAGCCTCCGGGAGAGGCTGGACGAAACCCTCTCTACTCAACGCAATGATTTTCTGGCCCTGCTTTCTAG GATTGAGAGCAAGGGGAAGGGGTTTCTGCAACCCCATCAGCTTCTTGCCGAGTTCGAAGCGATTCCTGAAAACAACAGGCAGAAGCTGTTGGATGGGGCTTTTGGTGAAGTTTTGAAGCACACCCAG GAAGCTATCGTTTTGCCCCCATGGGTGGCTCTTGCTGTCCGCCCAAGGCCCGGTGTTTGGGAGTACATTCGTGTGAATGTCCATGCTCTCGCTCTCGAGGAGCTGTGTGTGGCTGAGTACTTGCAATTCAAGGAGGAACTTGTTGATGGAAG TTCCAATGGCAACTTTGTGCTTGAGTTGGACTTTCAACCGTTCAATGCATCTTTCCCCCGCCCAACTCTTTCCAAGTCCATTGGAAACGGCGTTCAGTTCCTCAATCGTCACCTTTCTGCTAAGCTCTTCCATGACAAGGAGAGCCTGCACCCTTTGCTCGAGTTTCTCCGAGTTCACTGCTATGAGGGCAGG AACATGATGCTGAATAACAGAATTAAGAATGTGAATGAGCTGCAACGTGTTCTGAGGAAGGCAGAGGATTTCCTCTCTTCAATTGTCCCCAGAACTCCTTACAAGGAGTTTGAGCCCAAGTTGCAAGCCATCGGTTTGGAGAGGGGTTGGGGTGACACTGCTGAGCGCGTGCTTGAGATGATCCAACTTCTGTTGGACCTTCTTGAGGCACCCAATCCctttactcttgagaaattcCTTGGCCAGATCCCCATGGTCTTTAATGTTGTGATCCTTTCGCCCCATGGCTATTTTGCCCAAGACCATGTCTTGGGGTTCCCTGACACTGGTGGCCAGGTTGTCTATATCTTGGATCAAGTTCGTGCTTTGGAGTCTGAGATGCTTAAGCGCATTAAGCAGCAGGGGCTCGATATCAGTCCCCGCATTATAATT CTAACAAGGCTTCTTCCTGATGCTGTTGGAACCACATGTGGTGATCGTCTTGAGAAAGTTTACGGGTGTGAGCATTCAGATATTCTTCGTGTTCCTTTCAGAGATGAGAAGGGCGCCATTGTCCGCAGATGGATTTCAAGATTCGAAGTCTGGCCCTACCTAGAGACATATGCCGAG GATGCGATTAAGGAACTTTCCAAGGAAATGCAGGGCAAGCCTGATCTTATCATTGGAAACTACAGTGATGGCAATATTGTGGCCTCACTGATGGCACACAACTTGGGTGTTACACAG TGCACCATTGCCCATGCTCTGGAGAAGTCAAAATACCCTGATTCTGACCTTTACTGGAAGAAATTGGATGAGAATTATCACTTCTCATGCCAATTTACAGCTGATCTTATCGCCATGAACCACACTGATTTCATCATCACCAGTACCTTCCAAGAGATTGCTGGAAG CAAAGACACTGTTGGTCAGTATGAGAGCCACACGGCCTTCACCCTTCCTGGGCTCTACCGTGTCGTTCATGGTATTGATGTCTTCGATCGTAAGTTCAACATTGTTTCACCAGGAGCTGACATGAATGTCTACTTCCCTTACTCTGAGAAAGAAAAGAGGTTGACCCACTTCCACCCTGAAATTGAAGAGCTCCTTTACAGCCAAATCGAAAATATTGAACAAGT ATGTGTGTTGAAGGACAGGAACAAGCCAATCATCTTCACAATGGCAAGGCTGGATCGTGTGAAGAACATCACTGGGCTTGTCGAGTGGTATGGTAAGAATGCCAAGCTTAGAGAGTTGGTTAACCTTGTTGTGGTTGCGGGTGATCGCCGCAACGAGTCCAAGGACAATGAGGAGAAGGCTGAGTTGAAGAAAATGTATGAGCTGATCGACACCTACAAGCTGAACGGGCAGTTAAGATGGATTTCATCCCAGATGAACCGTGTGAGGAATGGTGAACTCTACCGCTACATTTGTGACACCAGGGGAGCCTTTGTGCAGCCTGCTGTGTATGAAGCTTTTGGCTTGACTGTCATTGAGGCTATGACTTGTGGACTGCCCACATTTGCCACTTGCAAGGGTGGCCCGGCTGAGATTATTGTCAACGGAAAATCGGGCTACCACATTGATCCGTACCAGGGCGATCAGGCTGCTGAGATCCTTGTTGATTTCTTTGAGAAGAGCAAGGCTGATCCTAGCCACTGGGACAAGATTTCTCAAGGTGGCTTGCAGCGCATTTACGAGAA GTACACATGGCAAATCTACTCTGAGAGGCTCTTGACACTCACAGGAGTTTATGGCTTCTGGAAAGATGTTTCGAACCTTGATCGCCTGGAGAACCGCCGCTATCTGGAGATGTTTTACGCCCTCAAGTTCCGCAAGCTCGCGGCGTCTGTTCCTCTTGCTGTGGAGGAGTGA
- the LOC137747161 gene encoding sucrose synthase-like, giving the protein MAERVLTRVQSLRERLDETLSTQRNEILALLSRIESKGKGFLQPHQLHAEFEAIPENNRQKLLDGAFGEVLKHTQEAVVLPPWVALAVRPRPGVWEYIRVNVHALTLEELRVAEYLQFKEELVDGSSNGNFVLELDFQPFNASFPRPTLSKSIGNGVEFLNRHLSAKLFHDKESLHPLLEFLQVHCYEGRNMMLNNRIKNVNELQHVLRKAEDFLTSIVPRTPYKEFEPKLQAMGLERGWGDTAERVLEMIQLLLDLLEAPDPFTLEKFLGQIPMVFNVVILSPHGYFAQDHVLGFPDTGGQVVYILDQVRALESEMLKRIKQQGLDITPRIIILTRLLPDAVGTTCGDRLEKVYGCEHSDILRVPFRDEKGAIVRRWISRFEVWPYLETYAEDAIKELSKEMQGKPDLIIGNYSDGNIVASLMAHKLGVTQCTIAHALEKSKYPDSDLYWKKLDENYHFSCQFTADLIAMNHTDFIVTSTFQEIAGTKDTVGQYESHTAFTLPGLYRVVHGIDVFDPKFNIVSPGADMDVYFPYSEKEKRLTHFHPEIEELLYGQVENIEQLCVLKDRNKPIIFTMARLDRVKNITGLVEWYGKNAKLRELVNLLVVAGDRRNESKDIEEKAELKKMYELIDTYKLNGQLRWISSQMNRVRNGELYRYICDTRGAFVQPAVYEAFGLTVIEAMTCGLPTFATCMGGPAEIIVNGKSGYHIDPYHGDQAAEILVDFFEKSKADPSHWDKISQGGLQRIYEKYTWQIYSERLLTLTGVYGFWKDVSNLDRLESRRYLEMFYALKYRKLAASVPLAVEE; this is encoded by the exons ATGGCGGAACGTGTGCTGACCCGGGTCCAGAGCTTACGGGAGAGGCTGGACGAAACCCTCTCTACTCAACGCAATGAGATTCTGGCCCTTCTTTCAAG GATTGAGAGCAAGGGGAAAGGGTTTCTGCAACCCCATCAGCTTCATGCCGAGTTCGAAGCGATTCCTGAAAATAACAGGCAGAAGCTGTTGGATGGGGCTTTTGGTGAAGTTTTGAAGCACACCCAG GAGGCTGTTGTTCTGCCCCCATGGGTGGCTCTTGCTGTGCGCCCAAGGCCCGGTGTTTGGGAGTACATTCGTGTGAATGTCCATGCTCTCACTCTCGAGGAGCTGCGTGTGGCTGAGTACTTGCAATTCAAGGAGGAACTTGTTGATGGGAG TTCCAATGGCAACTTCGTGCTTGAGTTGGACTTTCAGCCGTTCAATGCATCTTTCCCCCGCCCAACTCTTTCCAAGTCCATTGGAAATGGCGTTGAGTTCCTCAATCGTCACCTTTCTGCTAAGCTCTTCCATGACAAGGAGAGCCTGCACCCTTTGCTCGAGTTTCTCCAAGTTCACTGCTATGAGGGCAGG AACATGATGCTGAATAACAGAATTAAGAATGTGAATGAGCTGCAACATGTTCTGAGGAAGGCAGAGGATTTCCTCACTTCAATTGTCCCCAGAACTCCTTACAAGGAGTTCGAGCCCAAGTTGCAAGCCATGGGTTTGGAGAGGGGTTGGGGTGACACTGCTGAGCGCGTGCTTGAGATGATCCAACTTCTGTTGGACCTTCTTGAGGCACCCGATCcttttactcttgagaaattcCTCGGCCAGATCCCCATGGTCTTCAATGTTGTGATCCTTTCGCCCCACGGATATTTTGCCCAAGACCATGTCTTGGGGTTCCCTGACACTGGTGGCCAGGTTGTCTATATCTTGGATCAAGTTCGCGCTTTGGAGTCTGAGATGCTTAAGCGCATTAAGCAGCAAGGACTCGATATCACTCCCCGCATTATCATT CTCACAAGGCTTCTTCCTGATGCTGTTGGAACCACATGTGGTGATCGTCTTGAGAAAGTTTACGGGTGTGAGCATTCAGATATTCTTCGTGTTCCTTTCAGAGATGAGAAGGGTGCCATTGTCCGCAGATGGATTTCACGATTCGAAGTCTGGCCCTACCTAGAGACATATGCCGAG GATGCGATTAAGGAACTTTCCAAGGAAATGCAGGGCAAGCCTGATCTCATCATTGGAAACTACAGTGATGGCAATATTGTGGCCTCACTGATGGCACACAAGTTGGGTGTTACACAG TGCACCATTGCCCATGCTCTGGAGAAGTCAAAATACCCTGATTCTGACCTTTACTGGAAGAAATTGGATGAGAATTATCACTTCTCATGCCAATTTACAGCTGATCTTATCGCCATGAACCACACTGATTTCATCGTCACCAGTACCTTCCAAGAGATTGCTGGAAC CAAAGACACTGTTGGTCAGTATGAGAGCCACACTGCCTTCACCCTTCCCGGGCTCTACCGTGTCGTTCATGGTATTGATGTCTTCGATCCCAAGTTCAACATTGTTTCACCAGGAGCTGACATGGATGTCTACTTCCCTTACTCTGAGAAAGAAAAGAGGTTGACCCACTTCCACCCTGAAATTGAAGAGCTCCTTTATGGCCAAGTCGAAAATATTGAACAATT ATGTGTGTTGAAGGACAGGAACAAGCCAATCATCTTCACAATGGCAAGGCTGGACCGGGTGAAGAACATCACTGGGCTTGTCGAGTGGTATGGTAAGAATGCCAAGCTTAGAGAGTTGGTTAACCTTCTTGTGGTTGCTGGTGATCGCCGCAACGAGTCCAAGGACATTGAGGAGAAGGCTGAGTTGAAGAAGATGTATGAGCTGATCGACACCTACAAGCTGAACGGGCAGTTAAGATGGATTTCATCCCAGATGAACCGTGTGAGGAATGGTGAACTCTACCGCTACATTTGTGACACCAGGGGAGCCTTTGTGCAGCCTGCTGTGTATGAAGCTTTCGGCTTGACAGTCATTGAGGCCATGACTTGTGGACTGCCCACGTTTGCCACTTGCATGGGTGGCCCGGCTGAGATTATTGTGAATGGAAAATCGGGCTACCACATTGATCCATACCACGGCGATCAGGCTGCTGAGATCCTTGTTGATTTCTTTGAGAAGAGCAAGGCTGATCCTAGCCACTGGGACAAGATTTCTCAAGGCGGCTTGCAGCGCATTTACGAGAA GTACACATGGCAAATCTACTCTGAGAGGCTCTTGACACTCACTGGAGTTTATGGCTTCTGGAAAGATGTTTCGAACCTTGATCGCCTGGAGAGCCGCCGCTATCTGGAGATGTTTTACGCCCTCAAGTACCGCAAGCTGGCGGCGTCTGTTCCTCTTGCTGTGGAGGAGTGA